ttgttTGTCAGACTCAAAGTAAGAACTGCACGGCCGcaccacaaatacacacacactctctttatACCGTAGGACTCATATCCATCCAGTGATTTCACGGTCAGCAGCAGATGTTGGTCCTGCAGGTACTCGATCTCTGAGAGCAGAGGTTTGAGCGTCGTTAGCTGCTTGTTGGACCAGCCCACACGCAGGAAGTTGACGTTGTCGCTGCTCTGACTGTCGTTCTCGTAGCTCTTCTTAAACTCTAcagatgagagacagagagagagagagaaatgcagggcagagtggaggggagagaggacaAAGGGGATGAGGTGGGAAGGAGAGGTgggaaggagagaaggaagaTGTTTCTATTGCATTTCATTCAAAAGTACACGGTGGACAGGAGGTGGGGATGCAGCACAGGTCAAAAAATGGATTCAAGCTTAAAGGTATACTGACTGCCTGAgatagggagggagggagaaagacacGAAAAGAAGAAGCAGATACAGTTTTTATTACATCCACTTGGTGTTACAGAAACCCTGTCTGTGCTGTAACTCCTGGTGGATGAGTTGCTGCAAAGGTGCAGCGTGTTTTTCTCACCTTCCAGACAAGTGGAGTAGAATTCGATGAAGAACTTGGTTCTGCTCGCCGTCTTCACTATGGCCTCGATGCTCTCGAACTCAATATAGGCCTGCTCTGAGGACTTTGGCAGACCTAGACAGAAACAGGTGGCCAGGAgggatgggtggggggggggggggtggaggaagagaaggaagatCTGAGTAGGTGGCGCAGAATAGCAtattcaaaagtgaaagtgaatacGTAAAGACATGAAATATTACGCACTTAATAACTGACATTCAGTTTCATTAACTTTAAAACATGAGCAGTGATGCTACTTCTGccaaactgagaacaaagtCTGAATGAACATGGAGAATGAGTAATAGggctgtatttgtttttctgtctggcCTATTTCTGGTCTCTGTTCAGCTGAGTCATTGACCAGACTACAGGAGTACGTCACAGACTGTCTACATTTCAGCAGGAAAACATACAAATCATCATTAAGTTCCTAAAACGTGCACAGAGTCCGCTCTATTTTGAGCTGTAATGACCAAATCAGGTTGTCTATCCCTAGCCTAAGAAAGAGCAAGAACAGAGGGAAGAGAGACGATCGAGCGATTGACAGGAAGAGGAAATAAACTAAGGGAATTAAATAAGTATTTTCTGAAGAATTTAACTTTTAAATCCACTTTTACCTTTCTTGGAGACAAACTGGGAGGTCACCCCCACCTCGAAGGTACCAAACACAGGGGAATGATCACTGGTCACGATATCATCTGTACAGCCTGAAAAACAAAAGAGCTTACGCTTAACTCTCATCATATTAATTGCATTATAAACTATATATAGAGGTTTACGATGTTTAGGTGAAATCAACCACTTTACCCAGTTGTTGAAATTACTAAACATGGACCTCTGAATTGAAACAAATGTGAGTTGAATGATTTTCTGCTGATGGACTCACCATAGGAGTTGCAGACAATGTGCGTTTCTGGGTACGACTTCCACAGGATCCTGTCACACCAGGATGGGACATTAGTCCTCATCTGGgacagaaagaaaagtaaaagacaCAGCAGAGTTATTAGAGGTCAGAAATGTCCGGGAAGAAGTCCATCTGTGATGTTGTTTGAGTTAGTAAACAACTTACCCCTGTGGCCTTCTGCTTCTGCCAGACATATGTGTCCCTTGAGCCACGTTCATAACGGTAGGTGGGTGGGAATGAGATCTCTTCCTCCCCTGCAAACAAGTAGGTACACGTTCAATTGTGAGTGGAAAGGCCCGTAGCATTAGCGTAGCATTTTATAGATTCAATAAATCTAATTAACACATTCATTTGAGATGTTAGTATAATTCTAAAGGAAACGATTGCTGAGACAAAagacagactctctctctccctttgtaTTTTGCATTGTAGTAGTGACATAGATAGATACATTTACTGCATTTGTTCTGCAGAAAGACACTCTTTGTAAGCAAAGCTGACTGATTGTATCAAAACATGAACATACATGTTCACAGACCGCTCTTTTCTGCTTGTGTTGACATACAATATAGTATTTGTGATACATAGTGGCTGATGAGTAATTTTCCCAGTCAACAGGTTGTATTTAAAGTAGATCTCACATGATGTGAGTGCAAGAGAAAGCTCTCAGTTTCTCACAATGGCAAAAAGGCTGATTTTGAGTCTTCCAACACTTCCAATATCTACTCCATTATACACGGAGACAGGAGGTTAAACAGCACTGTAAGACAGAAGTCTGGTAGAAACACAGGCATACTAACCAAAGCGTAGAAAGACTTTGTTCTTCTCCCTCTCCAGGTTGAGCTGGTCCACCTTCAGCAGGGGCTCAAACTCCTTCCTGTTAATGTAGTTTAAAATCTcctgcacacagacacaaaagaAATGAGGTGTCATCCATATATTATCTGCTGCATTTCATCATTCTGCGCATGTGTATCTGCTTCACCTGTATGTCCATATCCAGCCTGTAGTTGAGGTCTCCCAGCCAAAAGAGGTGTGTGAAGCGCAGCGAGATGTCGAAGGAGCTCAGCTGTTTGTCTCCTAGTGACAGCAGGCGGAGGATATCTAGGTAGTTCTGGTTCCTCCTGTAGAAGTCAAGGGTCACATGATGTGTCACAGGTAATAAGAGGTAAACGAGTGTGAGTAATGTgtgtcatgtgtgtgtctgtgatgttTTCTGACGAATTGTAAAAGTATATCCACCACAAAGTAAAATTGCAATGTTATACCATTACCAACATTTGGTCTTATTTTTACCTTTAtgtaataaagtaaaatattataattaaaaaatatatagaaaaaaatattattattttattttttatttatttaatttatttatgtattgttagatatttcatccttttttctttatataccggtatatacagtatatatatatatatatatatataaataaaaaaatatatctcacttttccatttttcagttttttttaattttatttaattttatttatttatttttggttgtCTTACCCATGTGTGCTATCTGGGGGGGGATATTTTTAAGACTGGAGGGGCAAATAAGATATACACAGATATACGTATATAATATAcgtggataaaaaaaaatgaataccaTGTTTGTATACTTATGTTAAAATGATCCATGTCCAGTACTACTGATGTAAATGCTGATTATTTTGCTAATCAATCTAACATCAAgcattgaaaaagaaaaaattttatcacaaaaaaaattgcaatgtaAGGGTTAGAAGGTACAAGACCCTGAAATAAAATAGCcataaataatgtgtgtgtgtaggactgCGGTAGGTACCTGGCAATCTTCTCATTCCCTGATGTTAAGTGACAGTTCACAAAGCCGAAAGATGTCCCGTTGAACATAAAGGACACACCCACAGCTCCTTTGTTacctaaaacaaacacacaaactaaatATTAACAGTAATTGACTGACAAACATTacgttacagaaaaaaaaatcctgatcCGGGTGTGAAAATGAATGACACACTGCTATGAAAATACAGTATCTAGTTTCATTCTCTTACTTTTACAGTTTTCAGAGTTTTAACAAATGCCATGACATTTCAACCACATGTTTTCTTCTTAATTAAAGATGCATTTTTGAAGGTGACCACAAGAGTTGCAGTCATAAATAACCCATTTCACTGCCCCTTTGTTAACAGAGAAagtcagtgtttgttgttgttattccaTCGTTCATACTTCCCTCTAGATTGTGACCAAGAAGTGAAGCATGTGAACGAAGAATAAAGACTGAATACTGAGTGTTGTTGTTACCCAGTGTGTTGGCGATGCCCGTCTTGACACTGGACATCCCCACGTGGCTGATCCGGTTCTCGTGTTCAGGTTTCACCAACACAGCGATCTTTATGTTCCACAGAGTTTGCACTGCGATCTACAACCAATGACAACAGCAGACAGTTTGAAACCGTTTCTTTCTTCATCTTCAGTTTTACCTCAAACATATCACCTGCACTTTTTCTTCACAGCCCCCTCATGACTTCAATGCTTGGTAGGTGTGAGCGAGCACAAATACTGTAATCAATGAATGTGATATTTATTCAAATCTTGCTGCTTTCCTCACCGGTTTATAATCCAGCTCTGTCTGTTCTTTCAACATGGCACGTAGTGACTCCACCCACTCCCGATCACACACAGAGTTTTCTTGGCTTCCAAACACATAGAGGTCATGAGGGATGGTGACCGTCATCTCGTCTAGAGTCTTCCCGAGGCCACGACACAACACCCATGAGGCCTGAGACTTAGGCGCAGGTACTGAGCCTACaaagaacaaaatgttacattCTCTTCAAAAATACTAATGTCAAGCTCTGGAAATACACACGTTTGTATTATTTATCAGTGCAACATGTGAAAATATACgatatgtcagtgtgtgttgctATTAACGTAGGTTACGCTGAGAAGAAAAATTAATCTAAAGACattaagggctgcaactaacgattattcattattgattaatctgacgattattttctagattaatcgattggtctataaaatgccagaaaatagtgattaatatgatataaaacagagaaatctccatatttgagaggctgaaaagagcattttctgacatctttgtatgaaaaatgactttaacgattaatcgattatcaaaatagttggtgaatcattttctgttttgatcGGCTAATCGATTAGTaactgttgcagctctagtgtgtgtgtctaaCCCATATTCCAGGTGCCTATGAAGATGGAAATCATGTCTGGCTCGTCTTGGTTGGAATGTTTGTTCTTcatcagctgcagcagctggcaAAATGCCTCCCgcttctgaaacacacacacacacacacacacacacacacacacacacacacacacacacacacacacacacacacacacacacacacacacacacacacacacacacacacacacacacacacacacacacacacacacacacacacacacacacacacacacacacacacacacacacacacacacacacacacacacacacacacacacacacacacacacacacacacacacacacacacacacacacacacacacacacacacgtcagtgGAAGTTGCCACAAAAGGGCACCTTGTTTTTAAGTAGCAGCACTTAAAAGCTGACTAACAATCATTGTGAGTATGTGTGCtttcattaaatgtttataCATGTTGATTGTGTATGAGTTTATTCCTTAACAGCTCCCTCATTTACAGCACTGAGGGCAGACAACTCTCTATTTTACATCATATTTTCTTCATTAAAAGAGAAATATCTAAGGAAAAATAGCAACGTAGAGTCAGTGGAAACTGAAATCATAGATGAGATTTGTGTGTGGATCTCTGAGCCACATCTTGGCTCCGTTAGTTTCCTTCGTCTGATTatgaatatacaaataaaagagATACGTGAGAGTGCTTCCTTGTCAGTTTgaatataaatgtgtttctaTGTTTGAGTACTTAACTGCTTTCTTAACATTTACAAATTTATGCTGGAGGCagtgtgagagtgtgagagtgagtgtgtgtgtgtgcagacctTGGCACTAGCAAAGATGAAGTCTTTCCTCTGGCTCTTGTCCTTCTCCTTCTCAAAAACAATGCCCAGTTTATTCTGCACCCGCTGAGACTTGATCAGCTGACGGACTGAGACAGACAAATAAGACAGGAGACAGAAGGTCAgagatagggagagagagacggagggaaagGCCAGGAGGAAAAGCAAGGTCAAGGAATAGATTGAGCAGTTTAAAGTTAAGGAAGGAGAACAATGAAAAGgcataaaaaaaggaaatagcATAGAAATCCTCGTATATCTTTCTTTATGTCTTTTACCTCAACTGCATCTCAAACAGACACCATCAATAACATTAAATACATTGCATCTCTTGCCCTATTCAGGGTTTCCCACAGTGTGAGGACGACCATCTTGCTCAAAATACAGACCACCTCTCATATACCACTGCCAATAACatcataaaaaaatgaatataccCAGAGGATATAACACATTAACCATCAGGTAAAAGAGTACAGGTACTATTTCAACAGAATATACCACACACGTAATGATTATGGCTATTGTTTAGGGTCTACAAACTAAATTGATCACAAGACAGAAGAGATATGTCACAATCTGGGTGGCTTACTCCTTCTGTTAAAGAGATTTCTGCTGAATAATTTCCTGGGGAAAACACTGAGTACCCATCTCACAGTTCAGAAGATACTGGGGTCATTGTAACAGGAGTGTTTGTGTAATTCTCACTTTTGTCATGTGTGAAGGTGGTCCAGTCCTCTTGGCTGTCCTTCACCTTCTTCATCACGACTAGTCGTCCTCCCTCCACGTCCACAGATAGAGTGTACTTCTGACTCTTTCCTATCTTCGTCAGCTCTGCCAGGTAAACATCTAGCTTCACCTGAATTGGATCAGAGGAggattaaaaacacacaaactcacagacaCTGGAGGTGCTTGTCGTGCatttataaatatgtatgtgtCCACAGAGCTCTCTACTTTCAAAATCATACATCAACACCACCAGGGGTCTCCATAGTGAAAGTAGTGGACTTGTCtgcactctctccctctgattGTTAACACATACAAAACAAGCTTGCTGCTTTTATGGCATTAACAGAGTGTTACATCTAAGTCAGTTCTATGTAGCCAGATCAGCTAGATTAGAGATCTAAAAGCAGGAATTTTGATGAGCAAACACAATGTATACTAAGTTATATCATGTAAAAGCTTGATGgggtctgtttgtgtgtcagtggGCAAATCAGGTGCCAAATCTTAAACCTCAATCGTAACAACATTTCTGTTCCTGTGCAACAGGAAGCTGCTGAAAGGAGGTCGCCACAGAGGATGCAGACTTGGCTGACAGCTAATATATTAAATCATTcacctcttcttccttctccgTCTCCCCCTTTTCCCCACATGTTCCTACTGAAAATCATCCCTCTTTAcctaaataaaacaatgatctCATGACCAATAGAACAAATGTCAGTTATACACATTTACTTGTGTACTCATTGTGCGTGGGACTATGATACAAAAAGTGACAAATACCATACTTGGTAGCCACTGATGATGTCGCAGGAAGTGCATTACACACATTCTTGTAGGCTCACATCAATTCTGCTGACAAACCTCCTGCTGTGTGTTGAGGAATATATGACTTCACACCCTGTTTTATTGTAATTCAGGTTCAGTCTGTCCTCTGTGAAACGAAACCACAAATCCTCGATAGTTgcagttaaaggtacagtgtgtagtattttgggggatctattagcagaaatggaatatactaTTCATAACTACgttttcattattgtataatcacctgaaagtaagaatgttttcgttagcttagaatgagcccttcatatctacatagggagcgggtcctcttgcTTCGCCATGTTTCaatagtagcccagaacggacaaaccaaacacgggCTCTAGaaagagcctttcacgtttttacgttacctgcagtcttggaaagggatgGGTGAGCGGAGGAGtattcagctggttgcaatctgcaaccacactgctggatgctgccaaatcctacacactgtaccattAATAAATCAAATCTGGAGGAGTTTCAGCATTCTACTACAGATCTCAGGactaaaatcaacacaaaataataaaattatattttcctGAGCTTCCTATTCCGGTCATAAAACAGGAAATGTGAACGATTTAAGATTTTGATTTAAACGTGCATACCTAAATTGACAATAGAGTGGAGTAGAGCTTCAATGTTCCATTGGGGCAATTTGGCTTTCAGAACATTGAGTGTCTTAAGTATGGGTGCACTTTGATAATTGCTGAAATGCATTTCTCGTGTCACCCTTCCCTgatagagggaaaaaaaatagtttcagTTTCTAGTTGATGCATTTCCTGGAAAGGTCAAAGCTAGGAGCAGATGATATCATCACTACTGCCATAATACTGAGCTCAAATCACCCTGTAGAGTGACAACCATGaatcaaatgtgtgtgtatttatgagTTTGTAGGTGATGTGTGGGCAGCCGTACCTCGAAGGCCTGCACAGGGATGGCTTTGCTGTGACgcatggagagaggaggaagggagcaCGGAGAGGACAAACTCATGTCCTGGAGAGCTTTCAGAGCCTGAagggacaaagagagagaggagagagcaacAACActtaaaagaaagaacaagtaAAAAATTAAACAGGGAAATGAgagaacacaaatacacaaacacacacacacacaagggaaAAGACATACACAGAAACAATGTATTGTTTTCAGCTCTAGTGTTGGTGTCAACAAGGAAACAGTTTCCCATTTCCTGGATGTGATCTAAGAGGAGCAGAGAAGGTGGAGCCAGTGACATCACATGAGTTAAGACATGCAGCCTGATTGCACTGAGGCCATTTCCTTCCCAGGCAGTGAAAGCCCCTCCTCACAAGTCCAAGTAGAAACAGTGTCACTTATTAACATGACAGAGCTGGTcaaactgtacttttaaattAGCTATAAAAGCAAAAAAGTCTAATTGCTGGTGAGGTATATTGTGCTAGAAAAATCCTGTTAGGCATGGCAAAAAAAACGACAAAAGAACTTAGCTTTAATACGTTTCCTGTTATGAATTACATGGCACACCGTAATACTTTTTAAAGGGTTGTAAGAACAAAGTCGCTCTCTcactttgacacacacacacacacacacacaccagcccgGAGTCATCATGCTGGGCTAAGCATGCAGCCAGCGGGGCTTTTGGACAGACGATCCATCATACAGGGAGGGTTATCTAAACTAACCACCTCCAACTagcagctgtctgtgtgtgtgcgtgcgtgtgtgcgtgcgtgtgatcATGTGCGAGGGTGCATGCCTACACATGACTGCATACACGTGCGTACCTTCTTCTCTATGGAGGACAACAGGTCTTTGAGAATTGCCAGCTTGGTCACAAGGTTCTCCAACTCCTGGTCCCCACCCTGATTCACCGACTGATGGAGGAACAAACGACAACAGTTAGACCCATGTAAGCTGTAAAAGGACGAGATGTAAGTAAGACAAGAAAGGATGAGATCTGTTATGGTTTGCTGCAATTGTGTGAAAGCTTCACAATTTAGGTTTTTAAGGATAAAGATGCAACAACCTGGTTTTTAAAGGAGGAAGATTATTAAGACAACGATTACACAACTATTGGAAAAATAAGACATCCCCAAACGCTCATATATAGCctacaaagacaaacacaaactactCTGTGCGAGTGTTTCCTTGTGATATATTATTACAACACCAGTATGTATGACTGCAGTGTGACCTACATCAGCTGTCCCGAGAAGACCCTGGAGAAAAATGACACCCACTTGTGTGTCAGGGTGCGTACAGTATGTGACCACCTCATAGCGAGACTACTCTATGCAGGTCATAGGTCCTTCTATGTGTTAAAGCCAATAAGAGTCCCCTCCAataactctctttctctgttgctTAATGAACTTGTTACTAAATCACgtattctgattggctgctctgTGTTACTAGTTAGCAAAACAGAAGTACTGACTTGTTACTTAAGCACATTACGTCACATATTCATTCATCTGTGAAACTGATTCATATCCTCGGGTGACACACATAACGCTCAAAGTCAGCAATACCTGACGTGAATTACAACAAATGCTGTAATTGTTAAAGAGAACAGAGAAGTGGCTGTTTTGGAAGTGTGGGAAACGTTTTGGCTGTACGCTGGAGGAAGCATTCCTTGTTGAGGTTTAAAAACGGCCGACTGTCAATAAATATTGTCTCACAGCTTGGATAGAAATACAGATCGCTTCTATTTACATTTGACAATCTACAGATTGGTGGTGAGAGGCCTACATACTTTACATACATATTAAACTGTATAGCAGAAAAGGGCTTAAATACTGCCACAGTCCAGTTGTTAGACATAGAAAGCAGCACGACAGAGAGACATTTTCactacacatacacagacacagaccTGTTGGATCATCTTAGAGACCATGAAAGCACTCTGCTGATCAAAGACCTTAGACAGGATCTCCAGACCAGACAGAACCTTATCCACTTCCCTATTTGgggaaatagagagagagatccaCAACTTACTTCATTTAGATCCATCTATAGAGGCATTACAGATGATTAATAACCATGTGATTCAGTTATATTTGTTACATATATTAAATCCGAGCCTGTTTATAATTCAAGTTCATTTTCTGTGGCTTATCACAGTGTTGGAATGAGCGACACGTATTCCTGTGACCAAAGCAAGACAGGAGTTGAAGCAGGCAGCTCTGCGTGCTGTGATATTTTTACGATACAGTGACACGCACATATATGAAAGAACAGCTTTGTGTAGAGAATATGCATGGACAAGAGAGTATGTGTCTGTGGAGTATGTGTGTCTACGGATGTGCTGGTGTTGCCTTCTTACCCATTGAGGCGTTTGCAGGAGGCCACTAGTGTCTTGTTGAGGTGAGGGAGGGAGCTGGCTCCCTGTTTGACTGCCTCCAGGTCCAGAGCATAGCTGCCCTTCAGGTACTCGTGGGAGATGGTGCTCAGGCCATTAGCTGCTGGAGCACTAAAACAAATTCAAATGACCAATGAATATTAATTAAGCAGCCACCTCCAGTgttgagaaatgaagccaatgaggaagtgccaaaaactgcagttcttccAATGGCCAGTtaaggctggctccaaaagtgagtcaatccccataaACCCCATGTTGAAATGTCCGACTTGTccgtttacagcctggtacaaaaaacgaCTTATATTTTCCCCATTCATGACAACACCTACAGCATCATATTTATATAACTCAcacattttaattatattaaggcttaaggTTAAGTATAATTGAGGGCGtggccgctttgagtgacaggtgggtgccgtacAGGTCGCaagctgctagctgtctgctctgctgcgtcacccaGGCCCACCTCATCTCCACCaacgatccacctctttgcccatttttggattagccatGAGTGTTAGGCTGTgttgtcactgccaagatggtgacagccagagccacccactttgagcttcacaacggctcttcagaaacctatgagtgacgtcacggtatATATGGTATTTCTAACCATCTTCACTACATGCACATAATTTACCTGCTGTATTCTATTACTTTTATGCTTTTACTGCCACAAGTCATACATAGATCTTTAAACTTTCAGCTGACACCAATGAGTATCAAAATTGCTGGTAAATGTAAATTGTGTCAGAAAATAGAGAACTGTCATAGCAGCAAGGTTGCATCTGTGCAGTCAGGATATTTAGAATCACACACTTCCTCTAACACAGAGAGCTGACTGACTGTTTCTGATCTGTGATGTCTTTTGCACTCATTTAGGAGAATTTAATGAATCATGCGCGGGAAGGATCGCGGCTGATTTCCATGGCAACTTGATAAATGAGGACCACCGTGACGGAAAGGAGGATGTTGCTTCATTTCACCTTCAGTTGAAACTGTGACAAAGTTCACTGCAACACACTCATTCACTCTTTCATctatttgaaaaaaattctACCTTTAGTTCGTTAGTTACATTAAACTATAGTAACTTTTAACtgcaacagaaatatcaaaatGATGAATTCAGTCACCTAACTCGCTTCACTTGTAGTCTTAATGAAGGCACTACGCTTTGTTCATTAAGATACACAGATCACTGAGCAAAAGACACATCTGCgtgttcaaaaaaacacttcatcAAAGCTGTGCATCATCCGTGACCAACGTGGTTTTCAACAGGATGTGGTTTTCCTTCTTTATGCAAACAGAGGGGAGCACACAGGCAGAGCGGAGGTTATtaatatgcgtgtgtgtgtctgctaatgaacatgtgagtgtgagagagtgttTGAAATTAATGTGTAACAATGTTTACTGCATGATGTGTATGTCATATGACAGTgaggctgtcccgaataccatttcttgggcttcgaagcttcggtgagaaatattcgaaggtattcgaagcttcgcggaGCAGCACGGCGTGttaggctgacatgttcttctgtctgtctgtctgtctccatctcccccgtttcagtgcccagGACAGCGCCGCtgcgcactactgtacacacacgcacttcTACACACAActaacagcgatatccgtctgagaataattaATACTAATCAATGTTGAATATGactaatgaataatgttgtgggattattccttatttcatgggctatttggggatttatacattattattacatactttaaaaaaagaaaaaacgaagGATTCAAAAATAGCGATTTGTAGatcgaataccatggcaacggtcgaagctttgaagcattcgggtcagccctaggtGACAGTAAAAGTGAATGAGGAACAGTGTTTGTTAGTTATACAATCACTGATACCGCTGATTGCTATTTTGGTGAGCGACGCTGACATAATCACATTCTGAGTGAAGCAACATCCTTCctctgtgtggttgtgtgtgtgtgtgtgtgtgtgtgtgtgtgttgcagctgtgtgtgtgtgagtattacATGGTCTGCGAGTGGTTTGTGATTTCCCAGCgcttatatattattattattgacaaCTGGACACAATAAAGAGAGACCTCGTATAGACTTTGTACCTGTCTGTGGGTGTGTCTGGTCCAGGGGGAGTGGACGTGGAGGCAGAGCGAGGGGGGAGGGGTGGCTTCTCATCCTCCCCATCTACCAATCACAGAAAAGGAGAGTTGACATATGACAAAAAGGGagacaatcaccaagtgtgcttgtGTGGGCTCTGTCTGGAGATACCTGAGTAGTCCCTGTCATCGCTGACAGCTGTTTCCTCTCTGTCCACAGTGTAAAGCAACGTGGTGACCAGACCCTGACTGGGCTGCAGGTACAACGACACCAACTCTGGTAACGTCTTAAACCGCTTAGGCTGCACGCCCTGAGATGtctgagaggaagagggaggaggatacaccaagacacagaggaagagaaggaaagtTATTTTCTACATGGCATGACCATTACAACAATAACATCCAAGCTCCTTGGCTACAAGTACTGGTGTTATTGAAATCTCTGGTGGCCCCTATTGTTCCACATTTAATGTTGTCTAAGCAAATATGACCCAGTGGTCTAAATATAATTCAAACCAGGAAGAACTGTTTGGGTAAACATTGCTCCCAAACATATTCAGTTCCAGGAAGCAAAAATTAGACTTTTAGACTCTCTTCAACGTCACAGCAAAGACCCCAAAAATCACACAGCAGGCACACAGATGTCTGTGATGCGGCCACACGGAGAGTCTGAAGCACCGTGTTGtcgtgtgcgtgagtgtgtgtgagacagagcgtgtgtgtgtgtgtggctgctggTGGCGGTGGGGACTTCACAGCTGTTGGGAACAGCGCACAAAGAGGCTGctgttagtgtgttagtgtgtgtgtgtgtgtgtgtgagagagagccagagagagagagagagagctcagaGCCAACAAAAGC
The Sebastes fasciatus isolate fSebFas1 chromosome 7, fSebFas1.pri, whole genome shotgun sequence genome window above contains:
- the inppl1a gene encoding phosphatidylinositol 3,4,5-trisphosphate 5-phosphatase 2A produces the protein MAGGGGGGGGGGVSGGVSPLGPAAPPMWYHRDLSRAAAEELLARAGRDGSFLVRDSESVNGAYALCVLFQKHVHTYRILPDEDGFLAVQTSQGVQPKRFKTLPELVSLYLQPSQGLVTTLLYTVDREETAVSDDRDYSDGEDEKPPLPPRSASTSTPPGPDTPTDSAPAANGLSTISHEYLKGSYALDLEAVKQGASSLPHLNKTLVASCKRLNGEVDKVLSGLEILSKVFDQQSAFMVSKMIQQSVNQGGDQELENLVTKLAILKDLLSSIEKKALKALQDMSLSSPCSLPPLSMRHSKAIPVQAFEVKLDVYLAELTKIGKSQKYTLSVDVEGGRLVVMKKVKDSQEDWTTFTHDKIRQLIKSQRVQNKLGIVFEKEKDKSQRKDFIFASAKKREAFCQLLQLMKNKHSNQDEPDMISIFIGTWNMGSVPAPKSQASWVLCRGLGKTLDEMTVTIPHDLYVFGSQENSVCDREWVESLRAMLKEQTELDYKPIAVQTLWNIKIAVLVKPEHENRISHVGMSSVKTGIANTLGNKGAVGVSFMFNGTSFGFVNCHLTSGNEKIARRNQNYLDILRLLSLGDKQLSSFDISLRFTHLFWLGDLNYRLDMDIQEILNYINRKEFEPLLKVDQLNLEREKNKVFLRFGEEEISFPPTYRYERGSRDTYVWQKQKATGMRTNVPSWCDRILWKSYPETHIVCNSYGCTDDIVTSDHSPVFGTFEVGVTSQFVSKKGLPKSSEQAYIEFESIEAIVKTASRTKFFIEFYSTCLEEFKKSYENDSQSSDNVNFLRVGWSNKQLTTLKPLLSEIEYLQDQHLLLTVKSLDGYESYGECVLALKSMIGSTAQQFHTYLSHRGEETGNIRGSMRVRVPSERMGTRERLYEWISVDKDETGGPKGKSTLVSRVGHEYVKPSVVRKQLGELGKVSEEGERSSKEETAARPKQEAPDGDPSICKNSYNNPAYYILEGVPNQSAAALSPELLPSPTSANPQVAKPPPPSAGARTKPPYVASVPSHPRRPMTGHPVRAISEEGSSEDDGGACVAGAQGGGVVTTVGSTLNRPPPDFPPPPLPKGALEMVPETPFSKPRPLYPDLAEVRIPAAGPAALPALGEGFRRGGGGGGGGGQGALDDQSCSVLQMAKTLSESEFSGQPPRAPSAPPPLRGQPMGLGLDACRTFPPRNAITESIAEDMPEEALWGSSSSSLSVGESSVGEWLGRLGLERYEQGLLHNGWDDLEFLSDITEEDLEEAGVLDPAHKRILLESLRQQQQPPK